One window of Polycladomyces zharkentensis genomic DNA carries:
- the dusB gene encoding tRNA dihydrouridine synthase DusB: MAKFRIGPVELANQVVLAPMAGVCNPAFRLIAKEFGAGLVCAEMVSDKAILHGNERTKQMLYVDEREKPLSLQIFGGSKETLVEAAKYVDQYTNADIIDINMGCPAPKVVKCDAGAKWLLDPNKIEEMVSAVVAVVKKPVTVKMRIGWDEEHIYVVDNALAAERGGAQAVAVHGRTRAQMYTGRARWEYIRQVKEAVKIPVIGNGDVFTPEDARRMLDETGCDAVMIGRAALGNPWMLYRTVHYLTKGELLPEPTPREKVEIALLHMDRLIKLKGEKVAIREMRKHASWYLKGMRGAAKVKDRINEQETREGMARVLLQFVEQLEAEQMGQTA, encoded by the coding sequence ATGGCCAAGTTTCGGATTGGACCGGTGGAATTGGCAAACCAAGTTGTGCTGGCACCGATGGCCGGTGTGTGCAATCCGGCCTTTCGCCTGATCGCCAAGGAGTTTGGTGCCGGGCTGGTCTGTGCGGAGATGGTGAGCGACAAGGCGATTCTGCACGGAAACGAGCGGACCAAACAGATGCTGTACGTGGATGAACGGGAAAAACCGCTCAGCCTGCAGATTTTCGGCGGCAGCAAGGAAACGCTGGTGGAGGCCGCCAAATACGTGGATCAATACACCAATGCTGACATTATCGACATCAACATGGGATGCCCGGCTCCCAAGGTCGTCAAGTGCGACGCCGGGGCCAAATGGTTGCTCGATCCCAACAAAATCGAGGAAATGGTGTCCGCAGTGGTGGCGGTGGTGAAAAAGCCGGTCACTGTCAAAATGCGGATCGGTTGGGACGAAGAGCACATTTACGTCGTGGACAACGCGCTGGCGGCGGAACGGGGTGGCGCGCAGGCAGTGGCCGTTCACGGACGGACGCGGGCGCAGATGTACACCGGCCGCGCGCGCTGGGAATACATCCGGCAGGTGAAGGAAGCGGTGAAGATTCCCGTCATCGGCAACGGGGACGTCTTCACGCCCGAAGATGCCCGTCGCATGCTGGATGAAACGGGTTGCGACGCCGTCATGATCGGCCGGGCCGCTTTGGGGAATCCGTGGATGCTCTACCGGACAGTGCATTACTTGACCAAGGGAGAACTGCTTCCCGAACCGACGCCACGTGAAAAGGTAGAGATTGCGTTGTTGCACATGGACCGGCTGATCAAGCTGAAGGGTGAAAAAGTGGCCATCCGCGAAATGCGCAAACACGCATCCTGGTACTTGAAAGGTATGCGTGGCGCGGCCAAGGTGAAAGATCGAATCAACGAGCAGGAGACCCGGGAAGGGATGGCGCGTGTCCTGCTTCAATTCGTGGAGCAACTGGAAGCTGAACAGATGGGACAAACCGCTTGA
- the folK gene encoding 2-amino-4-hydroxy-6-hydroxymethyldihydropteridine diphosphokinase, translated as MKREVTAYIGLGSNLGDRLGYLQSAVDCLHETDGIRVTRVSRVYETAPVGLSEQPDFLNLVAEVRTTLSAETILDVLLSVERSLRRVRLVRWGPRTIDLDLLLYGEETINRPSLTVPHPRMTERAFVLIPLGELAGNHPIPGTDATVGEWITRLPAEEGIRLFEGRISLPERKKEPDTV; from the coding sequence ATGAAACGCGAAGTCACGGCATATATCGGATTGGGCTCCAATTTGGGTGATCGGCTCGGCTACCTGCAGTCGGCGGTGGATTGTCTGCACGAGACGGACGGGATTCGCGTCACGCGGGTATCCCGCGTCTATGAGACAGCACCGGTCGGGTTATCCGAACAGCCGGACTTTCTCAATCTGGTCGCCGAAGTGCGGACCACACTGTCAGCGGAAACGATACTGGATGTGCTTCTCTCTGTGGAGCGGTCACTCCGCCGGGTCCGCCTGGTGCGGTGGGGACCGCGCACGATCGACCTGGATTTGCTCCTGTACGGGGAAGAAACGATCAACCGTCCTTCGTTGACCGTTCCTCATCCCCGGATGACGGAGCGCGCTTTTGTTTTGATTCCGCTCGGGGAATTGGCGGGGAATCACCCGATTCCCGGAACGGACGCCACGGTGGGTGAATGGATCACCCGGTTGCCGGCAGAAGAAGGCATTCGGCTGTTTGAAGGACGGATTTCTCTTCCCGAACGGAAAAAAGAACCGGATACCGTATGA
- the folB gene encoding dihydroneopterin aldolase has translation MDKIFFRRMQFYGYHGVYSEENKLGQRFYVDLELMLDLSVPAETDDLNRTVDYAKVYETVRELVEERTYRLVESLAESIAQALLAAFPVEEVWVRVTKPDPPIPGHYDAVGVEIRRKRR, from the coding sequence GTGGACAAGATCTTTTTCCGCCGGATGCAATTTTACGGCTATCATGGCGTGTATTCCGAAGAAAACAAACTGGGTCAACGCTTTTACGTCGATCTGGAGTTGATGTTGGACTTGTCCGTACCGGCGGAGACGGATGATTTGAACCGGACGGTGGATTATGCGAAAGTGTACGAAACGGTCCGGGAGCTTGTAGAGGAGCGCACGTACCGATTGGTGGAGTCGCTGGCCGAATCGATCGCACAAGCGTTGCTCGCCGCCTTTCCGGTAGAAGAAGTATGGGTGCGCGTCACCAAGCCCGATCCCCCGATTCCGGGACATTATGATGCGGTGGGTGTGGAAATCCGCCGGAAACGCCGATGA
- the folP gene encoding dihydropteroate synthase, with protein MGILNVTPDSFSDGGRYVDLDRAVAHARQMVAEGADIIDIGGESTRPGHQPVPVEEELKRVIPVIERVSREVNVPISIDTYKAETARQALKAGAHIVNDVWGFKRDPDMAKVVAEFGVPVILMHNRKQATYDSLLDDIVEDLRDSIRIGHTHGVREEQIILDPGIGFAKTYEENLTVMRHLETVTSLGYPVLLGTSRKSMIGKTLDLPVNERVEGTAATVALGIAKGCSIIRVHDVQPMVRVARMMDAMLYGPDAPRG; from the coding sequence ATGGGCATCCTCAACGTCACGCCGGATTCGTTCTCCGACGGCGGACGATACGTCGACTTGGATCGCGCCGTTGCACACGCGCGGCAAATGGTGGCCGAAGGTGCGGACATCATCGATATCGGCGGAGAATCGACGCGCCCCGGTCACCAACCGGTCCCCGTTGAAGAAGAGCTGAAGCGCGTGATCCCGGTGATCGAGCGTGTGTCCCGGGAGGTAAATGTGCCGATTTCCATTGACACGTATAAAGCGGAGACTGCTCGGCAAGCACTGAAAGCAGGTGCCCACATCGTCAACGATGTGTGGGGGTTCAAACGGGACCCTGACATGGCGAAGGTGGTGGCGGAATTCGGCGTGCCGGTCATCCTCATGCACAACCGCAAACAGGCGACGTACGATTCGCTATTGGACGACATCGTCGAAGATTTGCGGGATAGTATCCGGATCGGCCATACCCACGGGGTGCGGGAGGAACAGATCATATTGGACCCCGGGATCGGATTCGCCAAAACCTATGAGGAAAACCTCACGGTGATGCGGCATCTGGAAACGGTCACGTCATTGGGTTACCCCGTATTGCTCGGTACGTCGCGCAAGTCGATGATCGGAAAAACGCTGGATCTGCCGGTGAATGAGCGGGTGGAAGGCACGGCGGCGACCGTGGCGCTCGGCATCGCCAAAGGATGCAGCATCATTCGCGTCCACGACGTTCAGCCGATGGTCCGCGTCGCCCGGATGATGGATGCGATGTTGTACGGTCCCGACGCGCCGAGGGGGTGA
- a CDS encoding aminotransferase class IV encodes MNCVWLNGKLVPENEAVVSVMDHGFLYGVGVFETLRVYAGHPFLLKDHVDRLSRGLQLLRIRPPLSLNEWTEAIRRLLDANELRDAYVRISVTGGAVGPGLSARHYDEPTTVIFVRPLPKWPEQMYTEGKTVEVLDIPRQVPGGTESLKSHNYLNSVLARLEMGERFPTHEGLQLSPGGWIAEGIVTNLFFVRDGTICTPSTETGILPGVTRRFVLELARQSGLPVEEGRYPLSVLTEADEIFLTNSLQEIVPVRKIPGWFDKGVGPVAAGLLAAYRQWTGRLWSVRELDVASDAYL; translated from the coding sequence ATGAACTGTGTTTGGTTGAACGGGAAACTGGTACCGGAAAACGAAGCCGTCGTCTCTGTGATGGATCACGGCTTTTTATACGGAGTGGGCGTCTTTGAAACGCTGCGGGTGTATGCGGGTCATCCGTTTCTGTTGAAGGATCATGTGGATCGTTTGTCCCGCGGGTTACAATTGTTGCGCATCCGTCCGCCTCTATCTTTGAATGAGTGGACGGAGGCGATCCGGCGACTGTTGGATGCCAACGAATTGCGTGACGCGTACGTGCGGATCAGCGTCACCGGTGGAGCGGTCGGACCGGGATTGTCCGCCCGACATTACGATGAGCCGACGACGGTGATCTTTGTCCGCCCGTTGCCGAAATGGCCGGAACAGATGTATACGGAAGGCAAAACGGTGGAAGTGTTGGACATTCCCCGTCAAGTGCCGGGCGGGACGGAATCACTCAAATCGCATAACTACCTCAATTCCGTGCTGGCCCGTCTGGAAATGGGGGAGCGGTTTCCCACGCATGAGGGATTGCAACTCAGTCCCGGCGGTTGGATTGCCGAGGGGATCGTCACCAACCTGTTTTTTGTGCGGGATGGCACGATCTGTACTCCGTCGACGGAAACCGGGATTTTGCCCGGCGTGACAAGACGATTCGTACTGGAACTCGCCCGGCAGTCGGGATTACCGGTGGAAGAAGGCCGGTATCCCTTATCGGTATTGACAGAAGCGGATGAGATTTTTCTCACCAACTCCTTGCAGGAAATCGTGCCGGTCCGAAAGATACCGGGTTGGTTCGACAAAGGTGTCGGACCTGTAGCCGCCGGATTGTTGGCCGCCTATCGGCAGTGGACCGGCCGGTTGTGGAGCGTCCGTGAGTTGGACGTGGCATCAGATGCGTATTTGTGA
- a CDS encoding anthranilate synthase component II: MIWLIDNYDSFTYNLVQYLLSSGEALEVYRNDEITLSDIETAQPSALILSPGPGSPDTAGVCLDVVRRFAGRIPILGVCLGHQTIAQAFGGRVVHAPRLMHGKTSPVYHDGQTLFRGLPSPFQAMRYHSLVVERDSLPPPFEISAWTAEGEVMAIRHRQYPLEGVQFHPESVLTEYGLSLLLQFLDTYLRRPVPQKRGIRI; this comes from the coding sequence ATGATTTGGCTGATCGACAACTATGACTCGTTTACCTATAATTTGGTGCAATATCTGCTCTCATCGGGCGAAGCGCTGGAAGTGTACCGCAATGATGAGATTACCCTGTCTGACATCGAAACAGCGCAACCGTCCGCGTTGATTCTCTCACCGGGACCGGGATCACCCGATACGGCGGGTGTCTGCTTGGATGTGGTCCGACGGTTTGCCGGCCGCATCCCGATTTTGGGCGTTTGCCTGGGGCATCAAACCATCGCCCAAGCTTTCGGCGGTCGTGTGGTACATGCCCCCCGGTTGATGCACGGGAAAACATCACCCGTTTACCATGACGGTCAAACGTTGTTTCGCGGGTTGCCTTCGCCGTTTCAAGCGATGCGCTATCATTCGCTGGTGGTGGAGCGGGACAGCTTGCCACCGCCATTTGAAATCAGCGCGTGGACGGCGGAGGGAGAAGTGATGGCCATCCGCCATCGGCAGTATCCTCTTGAAGGGGTGCAGTTTCATCCCGAATCGGTTTTGACCGAATATGGATTATCCCTGCTGTTGCAGTTTCTGGATACGTATCTCCGGCGACCGGTGCCGCAAAAACGGGGGATACGGATATGA
- the cysK gene encoding cysteine synthase A codes for MRVGNNILELIGQTPVVKLNRIVGKTDADVYLKLEFFNPGGSVKDRIALSMIEDAEKRGILKPGDTILEPTSGNTGIGLAMVAAAKGYRALLVMPDTMSLERRNLLRAFGAELVLTPGAQGMKGAIAKAEEIAKEHPEYFVPQQFKNPANVKIHMETTAQELLEQMDGHFDAFVAGIGTGGTITGVGKVIKEKIPGVHIAAVEPAASPVLSGGKPGPHKIQGIGAGFVPDILDTEIYDEVITVENEEAFEWARRMAREEGILGGISSGAAVAAAIKVARRLGQGKKVVAVVPSNGERYLTTPLFQFEE; via the coding sequence ATGCGCGTTGGCAACAATATTTTGGAACTCATCGGTCAAACTCCGGTTGTAAAGTTAAATCGGATTGTCGGGAAAACGGACGCAGACGTGTATCTGAAGCTGGAATTCTTCAACCCGGGCGGCAGTGTGAAAGACCGGATCGCCCTTTCCATGATTGAAGACGCGGAGAAGCGGGGCATTTTGAAACCCGGTGACACGATTCTGGAGCCGACCAGCGGCAACACCGGGATCGGTCTGGCGATGGTGGCGGCGGCCAAAGGATATCGCGCACTGCTGGTTATGCCGGACACGATGAGCCTGGAGCGGCGCAACCTGTTGCGTGCGTTCGGTGCAGAACTGGTACTCACGCCGGGTGCGCAAGGCATGAAAGGAGCGATCGCCAAAGCGGAGGAGATCGCCAAAGAACATCCGGAATATTTTGTTCCGCAACAATTCAAAAACCCGGCCAACGTCAAAATCCATATGGAAACGACGGCACAAGAGTTGTTGGAGCAAATGGACGGCCATTTCGACGCTTTCGTGGCCGGGATCGGCACGGGCGGTACGATCACGGGTGTCGGTAAAGTGATCAAAGAGAAAATCCCCGGCGTTCACATCGCCGCAGTGGAACCGGCGGCGTCTCCGGTCCTCTCCGGCGGCAAACCGGGACCGCACAAAATCCAGGGAATCGGTGCCGGTTTCGTTCCGGATATTTTGGATACGGAGATTTATGATGAAGTGATCACCGTAGAAAACGAGGAAGCATTTGAGTGGGCCCGTCGGATGGCGCGGGAAGAAGGCATTCTGGGCGGAATTTCTTCCGGTGCGGCCGTTGCGGCGGCGATCAAAGTGGCACGGCGTTTGGGACAAGGCAAAAAAGTGGTGGCCGTCGTGCCGAGCAACGGCGAACGTTATCTGACCACCCCGCTGTTCCAATTTGAAGAGTAA
- the hslO gene encoding Hsp33 family molecular chaperone HslO, translating to MSDYAIRVTAANGQLRGFAALTTGLVGELQRRHHTWPVASAALGRTATVGAMMGLMLKSERDRLTIQIKGDGPLGQIVVDADAQGHVRGYVDNPAVDLPLNAAGKLDVAGAVGKGMLYVIKDLGLKEPYRGASPIVSGELGDDFTYYFTRSEQIPSAVGVGVLVDRDASILASGGFIVQVMPGADDAVITAVEQQLAKITSVTELIQQGAGPEDLLQAVLGDTDIEVHQRQPLSFACRCSRERIANVLRGLGREDLQKLLEEQGQAEVHCHFCNERYVFDRDELTTMIQSL from the coding sequence ATGAGCGATTACGCCATTCGAGTCACAGCGGCCAATGGCCAATTGCGCGGATTTGCCGCATTGACCACCGGATTGGTGGGAGAATTGCAGAGAAGGCATCACACCTGGCCGGTGGCAAGTGCCGCATTGGGCCGTACGGCCACGGTCGGGGCCATGATGGGGCTGATGCTGAAAAGTGAACGGGACCGGTTGACGATCCAGATCAAAGGGGACGGCCCGTTGGGTCAGATCGTCGTGGATGCCGATGCACAGGGACATGTCCGGGGGTATGTGGACAATCCCGCCGTCGATTTGCCGCTCAATGCCGCCGGGAAACTGGATGTAGCGGGTGCGGTGGGGAAAGGAATGCTCTATGTGATCAAGGATCTGGGGCTCAAGGAGCCGTATCGGGGTGCATCTCCGATTGTCTCCGGTGAGCTGGGCGACGACTTCACCTATTATTTCACCCGTTCGGAACAGATCCCGTCCGCTGTCGGCGTGGGCGTGCTGGTAGACCGGGATGCTTCCATCCTCGCTTCCGGGGGATTTATCGTCCAAGTCATGCCCGGTGCCGACGATGCGGTTATCACCGCTGTCGAACAACAGCTGGCCAAAATCACATCGGTCACCGAGCTGATCCAGCAGGGAGCCGGTCCTGAGGATTTGCTTCAGGCCGTACTGGGTGACACTGATATAGAGGTACATCAACGTCAGCCGCTCTCGTTTGCCTGCCGTTGCTCCCGTGAGCGGATTGCCAATGTGCTGCGTGGTTTGGGTCGGGAGGATCTGCAAAAATTGTTGGAGGAACAGGGGCAGGCGGAAGTACACTGCCATTTTTGCAATGAACGGTATGTGTTTGATCGCGACGAATTGACCACGATGATCCAAAGTTTGTGA
- a CDS encoding type III pantothenate kinase gives MLMVMDVGNTNIVAGLYQGKELVHHWRIHTNRNSTEDEYGMLLKNLFDHAGLRFELVDGAIISSVVPPITHVLRNFVKKYMGLSPLVVGPGVKTGLNILYENPREVGADRIANAVAAIEQYGAPVIIVDFGTATTFCFVNEQGHYVGGAITPGVMVSSEALYQRTAKLTRVEIVKPESVVGRNTVQAIQSGIFYGYVGVVDGIVTRMKQLLHKRPTVVATGGLAELICGDAETIDVVDPFLTLEGLRLIYERNRSR, from the coding sequence ATGTTAATGGTAATGGACGTCGGCAATACCAACATCGTGGCCGGACTGTACCAGGGCAAGGAATTGGTGCATCATTGGCGGATTCATACGAATCGAAATTCCACTGAAGACGAATACGGCATGCTTCTCAAAAATTTGTTCGATCACGCCGGTTTGCGTTTTGAACTGGTGGACGGTGCGATCATCTCTTCCGTTGTCCCTCCGATCACCCATGTATTGCGCAACTTCGTCAAAAAATATATGGGACTGTCTCCGCTGGTGGTGGGTCCCGGCGTCAAAACGGGCCTCAACATCCTGTACGAAAACCCGCGGGAAGTAGGGGCCGACCGAATCGCCAATGCCGTGGCAGCCATCGAGCAATACGGCGCTCCCGTGATTATCGTCGATTTCGGTACGGCAACCACCTTCTGTTTTGTCAACGAGCAAGGGCACTATGTCGGTGGGGCGATCACACCGGGCGTCATGGTTTCCAGTGAAGCGTTGTACCAACGGACGGCCAAACTGACACGGGTGGAGATTGTCAAGCCGGAAAGCGTAGTGGGGCGCAATACGGTGCAGGCGATTCAGTCGGGTATTTTTTATGGCTACGTCGGTGTGGTGGATGGGATCGTCACCCGTATGAAACAACTGCTCCACAAGCGGCCGACCGTTGTGGCCACCGGAGGCTTGGCCGAACTGATCTGCGGCGATGCGGAGACGATCGATGTGGTCGATCCGTTCCTCACGCTGGAAGGGTTGCGGTTGATCTACGAACGCAACCGGAGCAGGTGA
- the wecB gene encoding non-hydrolyzing UDP-N-acetylglucosamine 2-epimerase: MRKERIKIMSIFGTRPEAIKMAPLILEMQKNPLIQSIVTVSAQHREMLDKILNTFGIVPDFDLDIMKNNQTLPYITKEIMSRLEPILIQVKPDLVLIHGDTTTALISALVAFYNKIPIGHVEAGLRTRNKYSPFPEELNRRLIGVIADLHFAPTAQAAENLLSENIHPHAIFVTGNTVIDALKTTVRPSFRHEILDKIGNHRFILLTTHRRENIGTPMRNIFRAIKRIVNEIDHVQVVYPVHPNPAVLEAAHHELGNHARIHLIPPLNVEDFHNIAARSYLILTDSGGIQEEAPSLGIPVLVLRDTTERPEGVKAGTLKVAGTSEESVYESIKELLNNRQLYDRMANAPNPYGDGTASQKIIRHIIEYFRGDIRP, encoded by the coding sequence ATGAGAAAAGAACGTATTAAAATCATGTCCATCTTCGGCACCCGACCGGAAGCAATCAAAATGGCTCCGCTTATTTTGGAAATGCAAAAGAACCCTTTGATCCAATCCATTGTAACTGTTTCGGCACAACATCGTGAGATGCTGGATAAGATATTGAATACTTTTGGGATCGTACCTGATTTTGATCTGGATATAATGAAAAACAATCAGACATTGCCCTATATTACCAAGGAAATTATGAGTCGTTTAGAGCCGATATTGATACAAGTGAAACCGGATCTTGTATTGATTCATGGCGATACGACCACAGCCCTGATATCGGCACTGGTCGCTTTTTACAATAAAATCCCCATCGGCCACGTGGAAGCAGGACTTCGGACGAGAAATAAATATTCCCCGTTTCCTGAAGAGTTGAACCGACGACTGATCGGGGTTATAGCGGACTTGCACTTCGCGCCCACCGCTCAAGCAGCGGAAAACCTTCTTTCAGAAAACATCCATCCTCATGCAATATTTGTCACGGGAAATACAGTGATAGATGCCCTGAAAACCACAGTTCGACCTTCATTTCGCCACGAAATTTTAGACAAAATAGGCAATCATCGATTCATCCTTCTCACTACACACAGACGTGAAAACATAGGCACACCCATGCGCAATATCTTTCGTGCCATAAAGCGGATCGTAAACGAAATTGATCATGTCCAAGTCGTTTATCCAGTACATCCGAATCCAGCGGTTTTGGAAGCCGCTCACCATGAGCTCGGAAACCACGCCCGCATTCATTTGATCCCCCCTTTAAATGTGGAGGACTTCCACAATATAGCCGCGCGGTCTTATTTAATATTAACTGATTCGGGAGGGATTCAGGAAGAAGCACCTTCATTGGGGATCCCCGTGTTAGTGCTGCGTGATACGACGGAACGACCAGAAGGTGTCAAAGCCGGTACATTGAAAGTTGCCGGGACCAGTGAAGAATCGGTTTATGAATCAATTAAGGAATTGTTAAACAACAGGCAACTATATGATCGCATGGCAAATGCACCAAACCCCTACGGAGATGGGACGGCATCCCAGAAAATTATTCGCCACATCATCGAATACTTCAGAGGGGACATTAGACCGTAA
- a CDS encoding glycosyl transferase family 1: MAFIICPRVPFAWSFMKQRPQQLMTQFGKLGHKVFVIQKSNIGKKYMKVSKNVTLVSDPGHFITKRIPLLKKRDKIIVWTHIPRIWHTLQNYQPDGIVFDCIDEFTKHLIFERRMVGISKHVVCTAQTIYDRLKEQYPSKPVSLIRNGADLSFFSKVKHNRPADLPKGPIVGYIGSWAKWIDFPLVDSLCNKYPNVNFVVIGAKLPLRSPAIPNIRRANLHFLGHKQHHELLSYIQHFDVALIPFLYNHITLATNPVKAYEYLAGGARVLSTALPECIAMEPYIQTATSHSDFINKLGIMLKQKDSPASKQARINFAARNTWEVRARKANTIIEKIARRA; this comes from the coding sequence ATGGCATTCATTATTTGCCCGCGGGTTCCGTTTGCTTGGAGTTTTATGAAACAGCGCCCACAACAACTGATGACACAATTCGGCAAACTGGGCCACAAAGTCTTTGTTATACAGAAGTCGAATATAGGAAAAAAATACATGAAAGTAAGCAAAAATGTTACTTTGGTTTCTGATCCCGGTCACTTCATAACCAAACGAATTCCCCTTTTAAAGAAAAGAGACAAAATCATTGTTTGGACCCATATCCCGCGTATTTGGCATACTTTGCAGAATTATCAGCCCGATGGCATCGTCTTCGATTGCATTGATGAATTTACAAAGCACCTCATCTTTGAGCGCCGCATGGTTGGTATATCAAAGCATGTGGTTTGTACAGCACAGACCATTTATGATCGTCTGAAGGAACAGTATCCGAGTAAACCGGTATCGCTCATTCGTAATGGCGCCGATCTCAGTTTCTTCAGCAAGGTAAAACACAATCGACCAGCAGATCTGCCGAAAGGCCCGATTGTCGGGTATATAGGCTCTTGGGCGAAGTGGATTGATTTTCCTTTGGTGGATTCTCTGTGCAACAAGTATCCAAATGTAAATTTTGTGGTTATAGGTGCAAAGTTACCGTTGCGCTCCCCTGCAATCCCAAATATCCGCAGAGCCAACTTGCATTTTCTGGGACATAAGCAGCACCATGAGCTTTTAAGTTATATCCAACACTTTGACGTTGCTCTCATCCCTTTCCTCTATAACCACATCACTTTGGCGACAAACCCTGTAAAAGCCTATGAATACTTGGCTGGGGGTGCAAGAGTGTTATCCACGGCACTGCCGGAATGTATAGCGATGGAACCATACATCCAAACCGCAACATCACACTCTGATTTTATCAATAAATTGGGGATCATGCTGAAACAAAAAGATTCGCCGGCGTCAAAACAGGCCCGGATCAATTTCGCCGCAAGGAATACTTGGGAAGTTCGCGCTCGGAAAGCAAATACTATTATAGAGAAAATCGCTCGTCGAGCCTGA
- a CDS encoding CgeB family protein codes for MRIAHFGRYAQGATDIVRSMFLSLKKSGHVVQEWNLGAHPEWVYNPHRCLGGNGPVYIRLSRIRSRLMRFRPHLIICNAGGYTFSKKDFLWLKKRGIPVLGITLSDPDVFPTVSRYSRHFTWHATNSLLAYRRYKQLGHRNVHYFPFGIDERFFRQRPVHSRFKCDVAVIAHGRRDRYPLAWKLVKNFDTKLYGNSWPFPKNSPGPVRGEDWFRAAYSAKMLVNFPRTVKGYTNVKVGIFEAAATGRLVFTQYFPEMRRFFRYSKEIVGYSSSEDLIKKIRYYLNHLQEAKKIARAGRERCWREHTWTRRFHKLFREIGIYHRLSRRR; via the coding sequence ATGAGAATTGCTCATTTCGGCCGTTATGCCCAAGGTGCCACCGACATCGTCCGTAGCATGTTTCTTTCCCTTAAAAAATCGGGACACGTCGTCCAAGAATGGAATCTGGGGGCTCACCCCGAATGGGTATACAACCCGCACAGATGTTTGGGCGGAAACGGACCCGTCTATATCCGTCTGAGCCGGATCAGAAGTCGGCTGATGCGGTTTCGTCCCCATCTGATCATCTGTAATGCCGGCGGCTACACCTTTTCCAAAAAGGATTTCCTGTGGCTGAAGAAAAGGGGGATCCCTGTTCTGGGGATCACGCTGAGCGACCCCGATGTCTTCCCGACGGTATCCCGTTATTCCCGCCATTTCACCTGGCACGCCACCAATTCGTTGCTCGCCTATCGGAGGTATAAGCAGCTGGGTCATCGGAACGTCCATTATTTTCCCTTTGGCATCGATGAACGGTTCTTTCGGCAAAGGCCGGTCCATTCCCGTTTCAAATGCGATGTGGCGGTGATTGCCCACGGACGGAGGGATCGGTACCCCTTGGCCTGGAAGCTGGTGAAAAACTTCGATACGAAATTGTACGGCAATTCCTGGCCCTTCCCAAAAAACAGCCCCGGACCGGTCCGCGGCGAGGATTGGTTCAGAGCAGCCTATTCGGCGAAGATGCTGGTCAACTTCCCGCGCACGGTCAAAGGTTACACCAACGTCAAGGTCGGCATATTTGAAGCCGCCGCCACGGGAAGGCTGGTATTCACCCAATACTTTCCCGAGATGAGAAGGTTTTTCCGGTACAGCAAAGAGATTGTGGGCTATTCCTCATCGGAAGACCTGATAAAAAAAATCCGGTATTATCTGAACCACTTGCAGGAAGCCAAAAAAATCGCCCGCGCCGGCAGGGAACGCTGCTGGAGAGAGCACACCTGGACCCGGCGTTTCCACAAACTTTTTCGGGAGATCGGGATTTATCACCGCCTTTCAAGGCGGCGATAA